Below is a window of Dictyostelium discoideum AX4 chromosome 1 chromosome, whole genome shotgun sequence DNA.
TTCACctttttgaataaatttttatttattttaatttttttttttatttttaaaaaatttttatttattttaatttttttttatttttttttttattttttatttttttttttttttaaaaattaaattaaatttttcaacactgttgtatatatatttaatacaaaaaaaaaaaaaaaaaaaaaaagaaaacaaaacaaaaaaaaaaacaaaacaaaacaaataaaaaaaaaaaagtaccttatacagaaaaaaaaaaaaaaaaaaaatgtcagaagaattaattattcCAATTTCGGAAATGGAGGGCATTACACCAGAATATCAAAGATTAATGGATAAATCAAACAATGTTGATTATAAATGGATTGCAgacaataatatttttgttCAAGTTGGTTGTGATATGGAGGGTGTACCAGTTTTCTTATTAAATGCTTCAAATTTACCTCCAACCTCGCAAATTGAACCTGTATTAATCGGTATTTTGtaagttatttatttttcaaataaaaacaaaattaaaataaaataaaaaaaataaaaataaataaaaatgttaattattaataataataataatattttattagaaaaacATTAGAACAAATTGTTAAAGGTAATAGATATACATTATTATATTCACATGCATTACTAAAACAAGAAAGTACACCAGACAAATCATggttaaattcattttatcaAATGTTACCAAGAaagtaaatatttattaaattttattaaattattttataaaataaatcataaattaatttttatttttttatttttatttttatttttttttttaattagttataaaaagaatttaaaaaatttgtatATTTTACATCCAAGTGGTTGgttaaagattttattattagcaaTGTCACCATTTTTAAGTGAAAAGTTTTGGAGTAAAGTTGAATATTTAGATTACATTCAAGAGATACCAGGTGTTTTAGATAGATCAAATATTATATCAAAATTACcacaatcaattaaagattatGATAAAGGTTTATTAGAAACACCAGAAGTTACTGAACAAGTTGTTTCTGGTATGGATACTTTAGGAAAAGAATATTTATCAAGTTTTGCttcatcttttaatttcttttcttcaaCCAATCCATCATCTTGGACAAgtccaaaataattttaaaataatgttttaaaaattttaaaataatcattttcttttttttttttcccccaTCTTTTTTCTCTCCAGTTTtctatgtttttttttttgttttttctgtttttataaatataaaaataataataataataataataataataataataataataataataataataataataataataataataataataataataaatatgtaataataaataataataataattgttataataaaataaataaaaaataccattgtttttaaaaatatatatatattaaaaattttgtgtatacatatttttgaaagttaaaattttaaataaagttttttattttttatatatatttatttgaagttATTAATCTAGatttgtaatttaaaaaactaaaagaaCATTCTAATTAGGTCATCAAGagaatatttgaaaatttcagATCCTTCAGTGTTGTCCATAATGATGAAATCTAATGCTTTGttcaatttttcatttatgctttcatttttatttaattcatctttcaatatttcaattaattgttggcttgtaaataattcttcatggttaatatttggtaaaaaatacttttttgttgttttttctattgttgttgttgttgttgctggaTATTCAATGTTATTCctttcatcaattaatattgggtgatattgattattattgtttgtttCGACAATTACcacatcatcattattattattattattatttttaattttttttctatttgtaaataacaatttattattattatttttttcattttcattttttattggtGGATATATTGTTGAAATGGTTTCACATATGGACTTGGGTGAgaaaaataatcttttacCTTGATctttgtatttatttaaaaataaaaaaactgaaACTTTGTGTTTACACCATAAAATTTCGTCAATAAAACCACAATCACAGGAACCAAAGTCTATTTTGGATTCTtcaattttgaattttaaatcatatcTAACCAGATCACCATAAGAATTACTATGTATTATTGCTGTTATCTCTCTatcatttacaattattgactttattctattattttttatatattcaaATGCCATTGAAAAAATGTTTTCTGAACTTAATACTTTTAAATCTTCCATTTCAATATATATTTTGGGGACAATTAAAGATacaatatcatcatttgattcactattattattattattattattattattattattattattattattattattattattattattattattattattattattattattattattattgttattattattattattattattattattattattattattattattattattattattattattattattatttttatttttaaaattaccattattattattattaatattattattactaaaattaccattattaaaattattactattattttgtttgGAGGTATAATATTCTATTTTATTCCtatcatttatattattttcattattattaatattattattattattattattattattattattattattattattattattattatccatactaaatttcctttttttaaattgtttttccTTTTTTCTGGCTTCTACTGCCTTTTCATCAGCTTCCTCCAAaattctaatattttttttgttttccaaatattgtatttttttggTTTGGTTTAATATTCTTAAATCCAAgaaatttggttttttttcgACTTTGGGACTTTCtatttctgttttttttttatttgttgtttctAGATGTTGACATATTCCTTGGCAAGGAATACATGGTGGTTGAGGATCAccttttttgaaattttctttaatacAAGTTCCATCTTTTTGTAGGTCTGTTGATTTTCGTAAATTATGACAACaagttgattttattttttccattttattaattgtatatattaataaaaaaaaaaaaataaaaaaaataaaaaaaagaaaaaaggaattaaaaaattataattaatttatatagcaaaaaataaaataaaataaaaaaaaataaaaaaaaataaaataaaataaaataataaaaaaataaattaaaatttatttagtttattcttttattttttttttttttttttaataaaatacaaaGGGTTTTCCAAATTAGTTCaaattttggaatttttttttttattttattttttttttttaatttttggacCAGACTCGAAAGGGTAACTGAAAAATGATcgcaaaaaaataaaataaaaataaaaataaaaataaaaaaataaaaaaaaaacttaaattGGTAAACTTGAAATGGAATTGTTTTTCTTGAGTGGGTATGAATATGAATAAATAGATTACTCGGATTTGAAATATTCTATTAATATGGAACAATTGTACtggattttaattttttttttttttttttttcccaaaagAATTctgtttaataataatcatatttATGATTccataccaccaccactgccaccactactattatcatcattattacaatcattggatattaattttttttttgtaattgttgtggtagttgtggtagttgttgttgttgaaattacattttgattttttaaaattgtagcttcataattaattaattgattgatgAAACCAGTATTTGGTTGAATACAAGGTCTAATATTACGAAGATATTGCATACAATACCAAAATGGTTTAAAGAATACACTCATTAAATAACTGATTACAACAGATGCACTTCTACTAACACCTGCACTACAATGTACTAATATCCCACCTAATTTCCTACCATTTTCAATGAAACCATGACATTGTTGGAAGTAACTAGAAATATCTTTTTGACTTTCATCttcaatattaatacaaAGTGTTGTAAATTcctataaaaaataaaaaaaaaataaaaaaaaaaaataataataataattaacatatttgtattaaaaaataataaaaaaaaaaaaaaatagtaataattactttaatttttggAGGATtagttgaaattgataaaatatgAGTAATTTTATGTTCTTTTAAGCTAGTTGTGCAAGTTGCAGCACTAATTGACCCGATGTATAGATTTGGTATGACTTCCTGGGCATCGAAACATATTTCTTCCTCGAGGTCTTCTACCATATCCCAGTAGCCACCTCCACCACAATAactttcttcatcatctttgtTTTTTGCCATTTTtgtacaattttatttaaatttttattttttttatttttaataattaataattatttatttatttattttatcttttttttattttctttgcTGAATGTTACTTATAAACACCACTTTTCATTCAacactttattttattttttttattattgttattgttttatttaattttttttattttaaatttttatttttatttttattatttttattattatttattttttattttaattttttatttttattattattattaatttcttattttctaaatattattaatagattaataataattttatttgaaaatgggtttttttttttttaattggttaaAAATGGGTggaagataaagaaaaaaaaaacacagtgtggtatttttgttattttctttttttttttttttattattgtcaataaatgaaaaaaaacaCCCCAAATAATGGTTTTTTATATGATCAATATGttttggaaaaataaaaaaaaataaaaaatatgcAAAAAATAGTGGTGATTAGTTTTAGTAGTTTAgtgaacaaaaaaaaaaaaaaaaataaaaaataaaaaaaataaaaaaaaacaaaaaataaaaaaaaaaaattaaaaaaaaaaaaaaaaaaatgtttgaCTTTGTGATGAAGATTTTTTAAGcccatcaattttattatttacaataaaaaaaaaaaaagttttgtttGACTTTTCTCGGCAGACAATTGAAactaaaaagatatttataaaaaaaaaaaaaaaagaagatatttataaaaaaaaaaataaaagatatttataataaaagaaaaaatagaaaaaaaaaaaaaaagcgccaaagatattttattattgtcattatttttctattattattattttataaattaaaaagattaagGGAAATCACCAAAATCTGGTTCGTCGTCaatttgttgctgttgttgttgttgttgttgttgttgttgttgaggctgttgttgttgttgttgttgttggaatTGAGGGATGGCAGGGTTTTTCATTGGAAAACTTGGAGCAGTTTTTGGTGGTGAAGAGGTTGGTTTTGGTGGCACAGTGCCTAGTGATGGACTTGGTTTattttgttgaaattgaGGTTGTGGTggaggttgttgttgttgttgttgttgttgttgctgttgttgttgaaccaTTGGCTTTGCTGGTGCcttttgttgtggttgttgtggtggtggttgctGTGGTTGttgagcttgttgttgtggtgcaTTTTtagcagcagcagcagctTGAATCATAGCTTGTTTTtgctttttcttttcatttgtAACTAATACACCCATATTTTTATTGACATCTTTGTCATATAATGAATTACCAATACGATCACCAAACAATCTCAATGTTCTCTTTCTTGCATCTGATACTGCTTcctgtaaaaataataattaataacaatagtaataataaattaggGGGGTGTGTTagataaatgaataataggattgattaattgaatgaatttatttatttaccttTTTAGCATTTTCAATAGCACTACCTTTACTGGGATGTTCAGTTGAACCATAACCAACATCCTCTTGAAAAGTACCATCTTTTAAAGTGACTCTAACGATTGCAGTTACACCAACTCTATAACGTACAATACCATTTACATTAACCTCTTCAATGAAATCTGGTGATAActctttaattgatgaacTCCAACCAttgaattgaaatattttatttgctAAATTAATTGCTTTCCATGATTCTAAATATGATAATGTTGTACCACCAGGTCCTTGTCTAGTAGATACATCTTCCAATGGTATATTTTCACTTAATATTTGTGAAATCGATGATATCTCTTCCTCTGTGAATGCTACTTGACCAAAAACTGTATTCATTTGTTCCATatctttatattatttatttatttatttattatttacaattactatttacaatttatttatttatttattatttgtttatttatatatttgtttttctttttttttttaaaattatgttTTTGTGGCGCCAttaaattttagaaatttttttttttttttttttttttttttttttttttcactttttatttttttaataattctcaTTTTTCTGTGAATTATTGAAATtctatttgttatttttttttaattatttttttttttatatcatttcgtaaaattacaataaatttatatttgaatatAATCCAAAATACAaactaaaaacaaaaaaaaaaattattatataattccaATTTAATTGGGATTAAATAATCACCAATAAAAACTGacaaattttgattattatcaaaatataaaataaaatcaaaagataatttatttttataatttatctttttttttttttttttttttttttttttttgataccaaaataaaataaaataaaataaaataattagaaaactatttacatttgttaatttaaaatttatttacacttgttttttttttcacaaacaattttgtattttttttttttattttttttttttcctatgGAACATTATCTTTGTTTAATTCacctaataatttaattcttttctGATTGAGTAAATGCACAATGTATTCTAATGAATCTGGGTATGTTACTAACAAATCCTTCTGcagatgtttttttttttttttgcttgtTGTGAGCGTTCAGTCACCGAATCTAAATATTCGTTGTCTTGTGGATTGATATTTGGTTTTTGAGCACCTTGGATTAAATTTGTAGGGCCAGTATGGCAAACACAATTCAGCTCAATGGCAGCACTAGATGACATAaccttcttttttaaattgtgatCGCTAGATATCACTTTGGAAAGTACGTTATTTTCGAAGGTAGTATCTAGTGGtcacaatttaaaaaagaagggTATGTCATCTAGTGCTTATTTTTTacatgaatttttaattctggTGACTCAGCTGCTTGGTATTTAACTACTGCATATTTTAAACaatctattattttaaataaagagttggtttttttttttttattttaaaaaataaaaacttactGATTTTGTGATTATAGGCGTTTAAACGATTTTCAGCTTCAATTctcttttcattttcttctttttttttattgatttctaattcttttcttctacctccaacttttttttccaactctttttgtttttgtatttctttattcattttattgaGCTTACCTAGAcgtttgattatttcatacGCTTAGTCTTcatgtaataatttttttttgcataAATTGAATGAATTACACTTTCTTTCCAATTGTCAATCGATTTTGAGAAAATCTCTTTCCTCTACCGGTTTTCTTAGAATTTAGTTTTTGAAGGTCTTTTTCAATATTCTCTTTACATGTTTTAGTTTCAAAATGACAATTTTCACAATAATCTTCACTTTCCGAAAATGATTCAGCTTCAAAtcaatttctaaattatctttttccttttttttaattaaatgaatttgattataaaaaataactaatttttttttttaaaaaaatttttttttttcatatctGAACACTCATGCTGCATCATCATCTTATGAACTGATTCAattaactattttttttataaaaaaaaaaaaaaaaaaattgaaaataaaaaaaaaaatgaattttttttttattttaatttttaatttttaattttttttttttttatattatctgTAATCAAATTaacagtaaaaaaaaaaaataataataataataataataatataatatgagcactacaactacaacaactacaaccgAGAAACCAATTCAAGTTACTTTATATGATAGTAACACAATAAAACAAACTTTAGATGATTCAATAGTAAAAGTAAGACACacacaattaataattaaactttaataataatcacatcactcttttttttaaccaaaataaaaaaaataaaaaataaaaaaaagacataAATTTTtactaactttttttaatttttctataTTATATATAGTATGTAACATCAGCATTATCATATacacaaaatcaaaaattaaactataccaaagttttatttggtttaattggGTGTACTTTAGCAGCAATAGCACAATTTTATCCAATACCTTTCCCAAAGAATAAAccagttttaattttatgtgTAGCATTGTAtgtataatattatttaattttagccAAACAaccaaatatataaaaaaaaaatgaaaaaaaaaaaaaaaaaatccttatatatttatttatttaagattattaacaatatattaaaatataaatataaataaaaacacacAGATATGTAGTTAttagtttaattttatattatatcaatattttcattcaaAAGGATTATATATTACAAGCAAGTAAAagtaatgatgaaattaaagttgCAACTGTCTTACAAAAGTACGATCCAAACTATCAAGTAAAGATTGAAAATGCAaaaaattcatcaattaatgTACCATTCAGCAAATCAATTGACCTTTATTTCGATACTAAAGGTACATTTTTAGAATCAAATTTTCATAATGATTTATCtgttcaatttaaaaaatttgcaAAGTTAAATGTAAAggataaataaatttgataaaaaaataataataataataataaaataacaaataataaatgataaaataaataaaaaaaaaaaataggttttttttttaaaaaatttattaattttttattttattttttattttattttatttggggataatgatgatttcatttacaagtataaattttttattttaataataataattataataatatttgaaaaaataatatccaaaataaacaattaaaataataaaaaaaagtaaatgaaAATTGGATAGGACacacaaaaaattattattatttttatttattattcttttattacTATAAAATTAAGTTATAAGAATGAAAGTGGggttatttgtttttatttttttaaaaaataaaatattattttaaatcaaagtgaataaaaaaaatgaaaacataataattataataataataataaatacttaaaaaaataaactaaataataaaaaaaaaaaatatcttttaatgaaCGCAAGGGGTATAGGGTTGTGctataaaaaaactaaaaataaattaaaattttagtaaaaaaaaaaattaaataaaaataaaaataaaataatttttaaaataaaaaaaaaaaaaaaatgaaaaaaaatgaaaaagaaaaggaaaaaacAGGAATCTGTAGATTCAGTTAACGAGATATTTGCATAATTTAGGGTATTTTCTCACCTTATCTTAAAAAATgcaaaaataacaaaaaaaaaaaaaacaaaaaaacaaaaaaaacaaaaaaaaaactattataataataatttttttttattataattacggaaaaaaatattttaatttaatttaaatttatttatttaaaattttattttattttaattttattttatttttttttttttaatcattaaaaaaaaaaacgaataaaataagaaaaaaaaaatgaatattttatttcattttaaaattaaaaataacccATTAAAGTATCACTACATGTAAataacaaattttatttgtatttcaaaaaaataataattaaaaaaaaaaaaaaataaaaaaaaaaaaactaaaaaatggTTGCCacagatttaaaaaataataaaaacattgcAATTTTAGGCAGTGGAAATTTAGGAGTTTCAATTGCAAGAGGTATTGTTGCCTCTGGACATTATAAATCCaatcaaattgttttaacTCGTAGAACATTGGAGAAAATCCAACATttaaaagatgaagaaggATTTCAAATTACATCAGATAATTTGGAAGCTGCTAATAAATGtgcaattttaattattggtgTATTACCAGCACAAGTTCCACAATTattagaatcaattaaacatTTGGTTACCAAGGATCATATTATCATTTCAGTTGTATTAGGTATTACAATCAGTGGTATTAGATCCCATCTTCAACCAGATGTCTACACACCAATAGTAAGAGCCATGCCAAATACCGCAATTCAATATTGTGAATCCATGACATGTATTGCCAACAAGAGTGACCATCCAACTAAATCAGGTACTGCTGAACAAGAATTAGCCGATCAAAATGCATTGGAAGTCACTGAAAAGATATTCAATTGTTGTGGTGAATGCATTACAATCTCTGAGGAAGCAATGGTATCTGCACCAGCTTTATGCTCATGTGGTACTGCTTTCTTTTGCAGAATTATTCGTGCTGCTGCAAGTGCAGGTTGCGAAATTGGATTCCACGCTGAGGATGCTGTTAGAATTGCCGCCCAAACTGCCAAAGGTGCTGCCATCATGTTATTGAAAAATGATAGTCATCCAGAATCTGAAATTGATCGTATTACCACTCCAAGTGGTGCCACCATTGCCGGTTTAAATACTATGGAACATAATGGTTTATCAAGTGCTATCATTAAAGGTATTGTAATGTCTGCTGAAAAATCTTCAAAAAGTCAAGCTGcattaaacaaattaaataatgtttcaagttaaaaaattatatttcttctttccttttattatttttattttttcccaaaaaaaaaaaaaaaaattattatttttattttatgtaaaaataaaaattaattatataaaaaaataaaattaatgaaataattaattattatttcaatttaaaataataataataataataatattaattaaataatatattttttattgaatatattttgaataatattatacaattttaatttcattaataaaaacattcAAAATAGAAacttggaaaaaaaatatatttcattaattgattttttaaacaataaaaaatatatatatatatatatatatatttattattaaaccttttatttatattttttttaattttgttttttggtatttctaattttttatttatatatgatATCAATTACTTTTCAAAATGCCATAGTGCATAGATAAATCTTTCCTTTCTCTGACATTTGATTGGTGTTGATTCATTTATTACTttagaaataatatttatatgatGACCTAACCTTTCTTTACGATATAGTGCATAGATAAATCTTTCCTTTCTCTATCATTTGATTGGTATTGATTCATATAATCTAGATTATAATTGAATGtaaaccatttttatttgaaaaaattactttatttttataaaaaaaaatatattaaagttagatttaaattgttacttattcattttttttttttttttattactttcccctttttttttttttttttttttttattactttccccttttttttttttttattttctaaaccTTTTTAATTGTTAGATTTATTCTCTAtttgttatatttttttacatttgttagaatgattattttttttttcaaaaaaatttattctatttatactcaatcatttttcaatccaaaaaattatttcaaagtaaaaaaaggaatttttactattttaagTAAAATCTAAATgctaaaaagaaaatttccaaatctgaaaatattcaaaataagaaaattgtaaaagtggtattattttaatatattctaAATAAGAAAATGGTAAAAGGGGTATTTTAAAGCcctcaaaattaattttattttttgatttgtttgaaaaaaaaaaaaaaaaaaaaaaaaaaaaaaaaaaattatttaatttaacccATTGTTGTAATATAATTatgtaataattaaattgttacaataaaattatgtttatcaagaaattaaattggaAACAATCTCGCTCTCaaactaaaataatttatgtttataaaattagaCTTTTCTCACCTATGTGGAAAAAGCCACGTGGTGAGTTTTTAATGTCGATTGAAAAACTCATAaacataattttaaatctcaagtataaaaagtaaaaatttttaataataaaaaacattcataaaaaatttagatattGTCGATAACATCAatttattactttatttttatttatttatttaattttaatttatttttctattacAAGATTCTGATAAAACATGAGTATTTttaactaattttatttaaataaatcatttatataaattattgtgTTAATGTTCAACATAccatttatataaaattttaattatatctataaattaaaatactcTCTACTTATAAATAGTGTAGTTATAAATAGATTTCCATAATTAATTCTaactatttgattttatcaataaattaattaaaacaattccAATATTggcaaatttaaaattaaaaaaaaaaaaatttgtttttaatttaatatttattagattttcaagatatctttttttttattggttaattttatttaaataattttttttttttttttactcatttttatttctttttatttgagtaatattttaaaaaaaaaataattataaattttttaaattgaccAAGATATAgatatttttacattttaaaattaaataaaaaaaaacaaataattaaaaaaactctgaaaaaaaaatgaagtgtaaaaataaatttaaatcggcaaaaaaaaaaaaagttggaggtaatctatatttatattgaaaAGTGTTAACAAACAACcttctaaataaataataactgtgtgtgtgtgaaattttcatatttttttgtagaaattattttaattatatttttt
It encodes the following:
- a CDS encoding hypothetical protein (P36592 DNA repair and recombination protein rad22), which produces MEQMNTVFGQVAFTEEEISSISQILSENIPLEDVSTRQGPGGTTLSYLESWKAINLANKIFQFNGWSSSIKELSPDFIEEVNVNGIVRYRVGVTAIVRVTLKDGTFQEDVGYGSTEHPSKGSAIENAKKEAVSDARKRTLRLFGDRIGNSLYDKDVNKNMGVLVTNEKKKQKQAMIQAAAAAKNAPQQQAQQPQQPPPQQPQQKAPAKPMVQQQQQQQQQQQQQPPPQPQFQQNKPSPSLGTVPPKPTSSPPKTAPSFPMKNPAIPQFQQQQQQQQPQQQQQQQQQQQQQIDDEPDFGDFP
- the spc2 gene encoding microsomal signal peptidase subunit, with protein sequence MSTTTTTTTTEKPIQVTLYDSNTIKQTLDDSIVKYVTSALSYTQNQKLNYTKVLFGLIGCTLAAIAQFYPIPFPKNKPVLILCVALYVVISLILYYINIFIQKDYILQASKSNDEIKVATVLQKYDPNYQVKIENAKNSSINVPFSKSIDLYFDTKGTFLESNFHNDLSVQFKKFAKLNVKDK
- a CDS encoding PCA reductase; translated protein: MVATDLKNNKNIAILGSGNLGVSIARGIVASGHYKSNQIVLTRRTLEKIQHLKDEEGFQITSDNLEAANKCAILIIGVLPAQVPQLLESIKHLVTKDHIIISVVLGITISGIRSHLQPDVYTPIVRAMPNTAIQYCESMTCIANKSDHPTKSGTAEQELADQNALEVTEKIFNCCGECITISEEAMVSAPALCSCGTAFFCRIIRAAASAGCEIGFHAEDAVRIAAQTAKGAAIMLLKNDSHPESEIDRITTPSGATIAGLNTMEHNGLSSAIIKGIVMSAEKSSKSQAALNKLNNVSS